A region from the Vespula pensylvanica isolate Volc-1 chromosome 9, ASM1446617v1, whole genome shotgun sequence genome encodes:
- the LOC122631742 gene encoding LOW QUALITY PROTEIN: neuropeptide-like 1 (The sequence of the model RefSeq protein was modified relative to this genomic sequence to represent the inferred CDS: deleted 1 base in 1 codon) gives MGFTGSNLVKLLLYIAIVNAIFLPTIVCQEEENNNQCIPKKDFIALLRLPEASSNLAAYSRTARIIQDAKNRNDMAHLKALSTEENDDSEICIPVSLYLELFRDPAMRAHLTSIGKSSKLPEYPFGRSFEDVEEEEKLTEAGKRSLATLAKNGDLPASIQERERHSSWTDNRLEALLKRLINENSARNVAEILRQYTLSNGELDIESLLRDYPHAKRNVGSLARDFALPPTAGRRNIASLARDHILPNGKRNIAALARDRALPSPGKKNIAALARTYMLPQSGKREYLPEEMSSMERRYLGSLAQSSGFPLRSYYEEDKRNVASLARNSAWPDSMKRAYAIPPYGMILRTMNRQGRSLKDKPFELYQLVRERYDDENSGSFGDDQLDFLMRDSDDRRTKRQIDFSDEYPLPVMQNGNVLDYEEMIEALTGQYPNTEKRFMGTESTSLELPVDTSFPVGDLETFQPSKRHIGSLARQGLLPSLRPARFSRSPRYLVDRENSADGPTSNYSSHPTTWSLRPIFGSGSPRTRFLQSLCGNCHHGFRRYVLLPTDDNSLHHRLFKLFESCK, from the exons ATGGGCTTCACTGGAAGCAACCTGGTAAAGCTTCTTCTTTACATCGCCATAGTCAACGCGATTTTTCTTCCAACG ATTGTATGTcaggaagaagagaacaaTAATCAATGCATACCGAAAAAGGACTTCATCGCACTTTTGCGTCTTCCAGAAGCAAGTTCGAATTTGGCAGCTTATTCGCGAACGGCTCGGATTATTCAGGATGCAAAGAATCGTAACGACATGGCTCATTTGAAGGCACTCAGTACCGAGGAAAACGACGACTCAGAGATTTGTATACCGGTTAGTCTCTACTTGGAACTTTTTAGAGATCCAGCGATGCGAGCTCATTTGACGTCGATCGGTAAATCGTCCAAATTACCGGAATATCCGTtcggtcgttcgttcgaggacgtcgaagaagaagagaaattaacCGAAGCGGGAAAACGAAGTCTCGCGACTTTAGCCAAGAACGGTGATCTGCCAGCTTCTATTCAGGAACGTGAAAG GCACAGCTCTTGGACCGACAATAGGTTGGAAGCGTTATTAAAACGTTTGATAAATGAAAACTCTGCACGAAATGTCGCAGAGATTCTACGCCAATATACACTTAGCAATGGAGAATTGGATATAGAATCTTTGTTACGTGATTATCCTCATGCGAAGAGAAACGTCGGTTCATTGGCTCGAGACTTTGCTTTGCCACCAACAGCTGGTAGAAGAAACATTGCTTCTTTAGCACGCGATCACATACTACCAAATGGAAAGAGGAATATCGCTGCCCTCGCAAGGGACCGAGCTTTGCCTTCGCCaggcaaaaaaaatattgctgcCTTAGCTAGGACATATATGCTACCACAGTCAGGTAAAAGGGAATACTTGCCAGAAGAGATGTCATCGATGGAGAGAAGGTACCTGGGTTCTCTGGCTCAATCATCTGGATTTCCTCTTCGTTCTTACTACGAGGAAGATAAGAGAAATGTAGCCTCTTTGGCTAGAAATTCAGCCTGGCCTGATTCCATGAAACGAGCTTATGCTATTCCACCCTACGGTATGATCCTTCGTACTATGAACCGACAAGGACGATCCTTGAAGGACAAGCCCTTCGAACTTTATCAACTGGTTCGCGAGAGATACGACGATGAAAACTCTGGATCTTTTGGTGACGATCAATTGGACTTTCTGATGCGAGATTCGGACGATAGGAGAACGAAGAGGCAGATAGATTTCTCAGACGAGTATCCTTTGCCCGTCATGCAGAATGGGAACGTTCTTGATTACGAGGAAATGATCGAAGCCCTTACCGGACAGTATCCAAACACGGAGAAGAGATTCATGG GAACGGAGTCGACTTCGTTGGAGTTACCAGTGGACACCTCGTTTCCCGTGGGAGATCTCGAGACGTTTCAACCAAGTAAGAGACATATCGGGTCTCTGGCGCGGCAAGGTTTGCTACCATCGCTCAGGCCGGCACGATTCTCGCGATCACCCCGATATCTGGTCGACAG GGAGAATTCCGCAGATGGGCCCACGTCCAACTACTCCTCCCACCCGACGACTTGGTCGTTAAGGCCCATTTTTGGTTCTGGCTCTCCCAGAACACGCTTTCTTCAGTCTTTATGCGGGAATTGTCACCATGGCTTCCGAAGATAC GTTCTATTACCGACGGACGATAATTCTCTTCATCACCGACTGTTTAAATTGTTTGAATCGTGCAAGTAG